The following proteins are co-located in the Gammaproteobacteria bacterium genome:
- a CDS encoding type IV pilus twitching motility protein PilT, which translates to MATISDLLTMTLEREASDLHYMAGDPPRIRQYGELQPLTEHRLDAEKVRQSLDTIMTPKARKELEEHEGADFAYELPGKGRFRVNVLRHLNGLGAVFRAIPETALTLDELKMPRVARDLCKHPQGLILVTGKTGSGKSTTLAAMIDHINTTKKGHIVTIEDPIEFTHDRKQCLISQREVGVHTPSFAAALHSALREDPDVILVGEMRDLETMSIAVTAAETGILVMGTLHTNGAPPTIDRIVNTFPSDKQAHIRSMISTSLRGVISQQLIRKKDGGGRIAALEILVNNSAVANLIRQGKLDQLETTMQAGAQSGMQTMDSALKRLVQQRMITGEAAYEKAFNKQNFKDYAPPGAA; encoded by the coding sequence ATGGCGACAATCAGCGATCTGCTGACCATGACGCTGGAGCGGGAAGCTTCCGACCTGCACTACATGGCTGGCGACCCGCCGCGCATACGGCAATACGGCGAACTGCAGCCGCTGACCGAGCATCGGCTGGATGCAGAAAAAGTGCGTCAGTCGCTCGATACCATCATGACGCCAAAGGCACGCAAGGAACTTGAGGAACACGAAGGCGCGGATTTTGCCTACGAGCTACCCGGAAAGGGTCGTTTTCGCGTAAACGTGCTGCGTCACCTCAACGGCCTTGGCGCAGTGTTCCGGGCAATACCCGAAACCGCGCTGACGCTCGACGAGCTCAAGATGCCACGCGTTGCCCGCGACCTGTGCAAGCACCCGCAGGGGCTGATCCTTGTGACCGGCAAGACCGGGTCGGGCAAATCCACCACGCTGGCCGCAATGATCGACCACATCAATACGACGAAAAAGGGCCATATCGTTACCATCGAGGACCCGATCGAGTTCACCCACGACCGCAAACAGTGCCTGATCAGCCAGCGTGAAGTGGGCGTCCACACACCGAGTTTTGCCGCCGCGCTGCATTCGGCGTTACGCGAAGACCCCGATGTAATCCTGGTGGGCGAAATGCGCGACCTGGAAACCATGAGCATCGCGGTAACGGCAGCCGAAACCGGCATACTTGTGATGGGTACGCTGCACACGAATGGCGCGCCGCCGACAATCGACCGCATCGTCAACACCTTTCCGTCCGACAAGCAGGCCCATATACGATCGATGATCTCCACATCACTGCGTGGCGTTATTTCGCAGCAGCTGATCCGCAAGAAAGATGGCGGCGGACGTATTGCCGCGCTGGAAATCCTGGTCAACAACTCGGCGGTCGCCAACCTGATACGGCAGGGCAAACTCGACCAGCTCGAAACGACTATGCAGGCCGGTGCCCAGTCCGGTATGCAGACCATGGACTCGGCGCTGAAACGGCTGGTACAGCAACGCATGATCACCGGCGAAGCTGCCTACGAGAAAGCCTTCAACAAGCAGAATTTCAAGGACTACGCGCCGCCCGGCGCAGCCTGA